CCTTTCCAGCCTGAGCGGGTCCGGCCACGTGGCTCCCCCGTTGATCAACGTTTCCCGCGGCATCATGTACCAGAATCCGGAACTAAGCTTTGCGGAGAAAGCGGAGAGGTTTTCCCTGCGGATACGGGAAGCGCTGGGTTATTGATCCTCATACGGTTTCCGGCAGGATAACAAAACGGTAACGGGCCGCACATGGCAGTGCGGGCGCTTGTCAACGGGAAGGGCGCTGGTATAGTGAACGGGCACTTCTCTCCTCTTCCCGCCCGTTTTTATGGATGAAAAGCCCGGAATTGTAAGATTCACGCCCCGTTCAACCTCCAAGTCCGCCATGTTTATTGCGGTGGGGGTGGCTTTGTGCGTCCAGGTGGCTTTATGCGCCGTGCTCGTAGCCATCCATTTTCAGGAGCTGTGGCTCCCTTCCGTCCAGAGCGGGGAGGTAGAAATGGAGTTTGTGGCCCCTTCCGAGGAGATTCTCCAGGAGCTGGAGGAGGTTCGGCCCGTGCCGGTGGACCCCGCGGCGGCTCCTCCTACGGTCAGCTCCATTCCGGAAATTACCGCGGATGAGGACCTGCTTGCGATGAAGCTGCCGGAAAACGAGGATTGTTCCGAGATGAAGGATTTTCTTCAGGAGGAGCCTCAAACGGAGTTTTTGCCGGAAGAGCTTGCCAGCCAGCGGATTTCCATGAAAGAGGTGAAACCCAGGCGCCCCGCAAAAACTCCTGCGGTATCTCGGCCGGGACCTCCGGCGCCGGATGAAAATGTGACTCCGGATAAAAAGGTGCGTTATAAACATGCTCCATCCTTGCCCAATTCCGTCAATTCTTCTAAAGTCGGGAAGGTGAATGCCGTGGTGAAAGTTGCGGTGGGGGTAAATCCCCGTGGCGAACCTTCATCCGTCAATCTTATTCAGTCAACGGGGAATGCGGAACTGGACCGTCTTTTCATGCGCTGGGTGAAAGAGAATTGGACTTTCTACCCGGCAGAAAAGGACGGCGTGCCCATTGCTTCCAAGGTAGTGGTGCCCGTCAGGTTGAATATAGATTAACCTGTGCAGGAAATAAGAAAGATGCTTCCGGAGAAGACAGAAAAAAGGCCCATATACGTGATCGGCCACCAGAATCCGGATACGGATGCCATTTGTTCCGCCATAGGTAATGCGGAGTTTTTAAGAGCCCATGGCGAACCTGACGCCATTGCCGCCAGATGCGGGGAGATGACGCTGAGAACGTCCTGGGTGCTGGAAAAGGCCGGACTGCCGGAGCCGCTCCTCGTTTATGACGTAACACCCACTGCGGGAACGATCTGCCGCCGTGATGTGATCAGCGTAAGTCCGGACGATACGTTCCTGACGGCGTACCGCAGGATGACGGAGAACTCCCTTCAGACCATTCCGGTGGTTGACGCGGACCACAATCTTCATGGGCTGCTGCGTTATTTTGATTTGCTGAGCCTGCTGATGCCCCTGAACATGACGGAGATGAATGTGCGCTCCGTTTTTTCCAGCCTGAGCAACATTGCCACCACCATTGACGGCAAGTGCCTGACGGGGGAGACCCTGAGTGAGGAAGAAACGCAGAATATCATTCTGGTGGGGGCTTCCAGCGAGCCGAGCGTCCGGACGAGGCTTGCCAATTACAAAAGAAAGGGCATTGTCCAGGATCTGATCGTTATTTGCGGGGACCGTCCGAACGTGCAGCTTTATGCCGTGGAGCACGGAGTGCGCGCGCTGGTAACCACCTCCGGGGCGTTCCCGTCCCTGGATATTGTTGAGACGGCCCAGACGACAGGCACATGCATTTTAAGCACCCCGTGGGATACGGCCAGTGTGGGCCAGTTGATCCGCTGCTCCCGGAAGGTGATGGAACAGGTGCACAAGGATTATACGGTTTTTCCGGAGAATATGCCGCTGCCTGAATTGAGGCAGGCCGCTGTGAAGAGCAAGCAGGCGCTATTCCCCGTGATGAGCATCAGGACCAACAAGATGATTGGCGTATTGAGCAAGACGGACCTGGTGGACCCGCCCCGCATGCGCGTAGCCCTGGTGGACCATAATGAATTTTCACAGGCCGTCAAGGGGGTGGAGGAAGCGGAGATCGTGGAGGTCATGGACCACCACCGCCTGGGCACCCAGATTTCCACCCGGGACCCGATCCGATTTTTGAATGAGCCTGTGGGCTCCACTTCCACCCTGGTGGCACGCAGGTTTTACCACCGTGATGCGGAGCCTTCCCAGGCTGTGGCGATTTGCCTGTGCGCGGGTATTCTTTCCGATACGCTGAACCTGACGTCCCCCACCACGGCGCGGGCGGACAGGGAGATGCTGGAATGGCTGACCGGCATTGCCAAGATAGACGCCAAGAAGTTTACGGAAGAGTTTTTCGCCACCGGTTCCCTGCTGCGCTCCAAAACGGCGCCTTCCGCGATTATCCAGGCGGACAGGAAAACCTTTACGGAGTACGGGCACAAGATCAGCATCTCCCAGATTGAGGAAATCGGCATCTTCGGCCTTCAGGAAGTTCAGGATGACCTGGTGAAGGAGCTTCAGAAATTGGTGGAGGAAGAAGGGTTGAAACTGGCGTGCCTTCTGGTTACGGACATTGTCACGCATGATTCCATGCTTCTGGCCGTGGGGGATGAAGAGGTGCTGGAGCGCATCGAGTACGAACGGCTGGGGCCCAACCTGTTTTCCGCCGCTGATGTGGTCAGCCGCAAGAAGCAGCTTTTCCCGGCTATTTCCCGTGCCTTGAAAACCCTGTAGATGTGACGGGGAAAATTCTTTTCCGCGTTTTACGTAGGGTTGCTCCGTTCCCGGGATGTCCGGAGGAATTGTTATACGGAAATAGCCTGGAGCAGTGGCGCAGGAGGGGATCAGGGCATGGAAATGTCCGCCAGGATGGAGCGGCGGATGGTATCCGGTACCAGCACGGTGCTGGCGCGTTCAGGTTTGAGCGGCGGTGTGCAGAAGACCCGGTCCAGGCGCAGCAGCGGGAAGTTGACGGGACAGGTGGCCCCGTATCCGGCGCCTTTCAGCTTGAAGCAATCCTGAAAGTCGCTGCTGAGTTTGGAGAAGATGGGGGATTGAGGAGCGGCGCTGAAGTTCCCGGCCAGGATGATAGGCAGTTCACCGTGCTGGCTTCCTACCTCCTTCAGGGTATCAAACAGATACTGGAGCTGTTTGCGGTGAATGAACCGGAGTGTGTGGAAGTATTTCCAGCAGGCGGGGGAATAAAGGTCAAAGCGGTGCTCAAAGGGCTCCAGGCTGATGTTGATGAGCCGTATTGCCAAAGAAGAGTTTTCCGGTATCCAGTCCACGATCAGGCCTGAGGTATCCGTGATGCTTTGCGCCGGACCTATCTGGCCGTGGCGCACAATGATGGCGCAGCTTCCAATTTGCTTGATGTAGGAGGTGCGTCCGAAGATGCTGTAGGCAAATTTGAGCGTCCGGTTGTGGTTGCTGCATCCCTGGATAAAGATGACGTCCGCCCGGAGTTTGGATATCTGTTCAATGGGCGGGTTTTCCACGCAGCCCCCGTACAGGGTAAGGACTCTGATCTGGCGGGAGTCCGGCGCCGGGGGCATTTTGTAATATTCCATTCCCGTTCTGGCGATGGGAGGGATGAAATCCGTGACGACGATGCCGTATGCAAACCAGACAATGACGCCAAGCAGCCCGATCCGGGAACCGAAAATCAGCCACGCCAGAAGCGCCGGGAAGGAGAAGATAAGACAGCACGCCCAGATGGGCAGTGAAGTCATAAAGGCCATCGTGTCCGATCCGGTCCAGAAAATGGTGACGACGATAACCCACAGGCACAGAGAGACGCAACCCAGCGCTATCCCCAGGTGGTTGACACCGGATAACGCAGGCAGTGGTTCTGCCAGATGTTTGCGCCTTCTGAGCCTGTGCACGGTGATGGTAGGTTAAAAGCCCATGCCGGGGGGCAGGTCCAGTCCGCCCGTCAGCTTTTTCATTTCCGCGGCTGCGGTTTCCTTGCCTTTGGCGATGGCGGCGTTAATGGTTTGCAGGAGCAGGTCCTGGAGAAATTCGGAGTCGGACGGGTCAATGATGGAGGGATCAATAACCAGCTCCGTGAGATTTCCGTCACAGGTGGCGGTGACTTTCAGCTTGCCGCCCGCGCCTTCCAGAGTAACGGTCTGGGAGGCCAGTTTTTCCTGGGCGGCGGCAAGTCCGGCCTGCATCTGCTGGACCTGCTTCATCATTTTCATCATATTCATGGCTGTTGTATTTGGAGATGTGGGTTGATGTATTATTGGGAAATGATACGGGCGCGGAATATTTCCATGGCGGCGTCAATCAGGGGGTCCGTATAGTAGGAGTTATCTTCATTTTCCTCTTTGGCGGGTTCCCGGACGGGCGCAGCGGTTTTTTCCCGGGGAGCCTGGGGTTTGGGGGCTGGAGCGGCCGCCGCGGGGGGCGGGGGTGCCGGCAGCGGGGCCAGTTCTTCCTGGACAGGCTCCGGTATGGAAGCATCCTGAAGGATGGAGATGGTAACGGGAACTCCGCCGCGTTTGGAGAGATCCGCTTCCAGGGCGGCGCGGAGGGGACCGGAGCCCAGGCTGTCCATTCCCTGATGGTCGGAGGGATGGAAAGAAACGGCGACGAATGCTCCGTCATGGCCGGAAAAGACGCTGTTTGCCAGAAAGTCCGCCTGCAGGGGGAATTTGGCGGCGGCCTGTTCCAGCGCCGCTTTCCAGTCTTCCGCCGTGATGGTTCTTCCGGATTGAGGAACGGGGGCCTGCGGCTCCTCTTTTACCGCGGGAGCAGGGGCGCGGGAAGGGGCGCTTGCCGTGTCAAACAGATTGTCAAAGAAACTGCTGGTTCTCCTTTCCGGAGGCAGGCTTTCCTCAGGGTCCATGAAGGTGGGTTCCGGAGAATCCGGAGGGGACACCGGAGCATCCGAGATGACGGAGGCGGGGCGCTGGGTTTCGGCCGGGATTTCAGGAACGGGTTCTTGCTGAGGTTCAGGCGCGGAGTAAAGAGGCTCTTCCTCCGGAAGGGAGGGGGGAGGTTCTTCCTCCACGGCGGCAGGCGGAACCTGCGGTTGCGGTTCGGGGGCCTCCGCGGGAACAGGCGCTGGCGGAACACTGGCGGGTTCGCTCTTCTGCATGGCGGCAGCGGGGGACGGCTTGGCCGGAGAAAAATCCGGAACCGGGTCCATCAGGTGCGCTTCCGGAGCGGGTTCCGGTTTTTCCACAGGAATGGGCGCCTGGACAGTTGCCGGAGGTTCCGGGGCAGGGGCGGCGGCCGCAGGCGCCTTCTGTTCCTGGCGGTCAGCGGGAGCCTGTGTGGAGGCGGCCAGCGGCGCGCCTTCCAGAGCCATGATAATATCGCTGATGCTGGCTTCCGCCAGGGCGTGGACGGCCTTGATCAGGCCCATTTCCAGATGCAGCCTTTTATTAGTAGACCAGCGCATCTTGTCTTCCGTTTCCGCCAGGACTTCCACCAGGCGCAGAATCTTGTCCGTCTGGGTGCGTTTGACTAGTCCGGCGAGTTCCTCCTTGGAGGCTTCCGGGAGGGAGTCAAAGCTGGCTTCCGGATCCACCTTGGAAACCAGGATTTCACGCACGGCGGAAATAATTTCAGAAAGGAACTGGCCCATGTCTCTTCCCGCCTCCGCCTGCTCATGCAGAAGGTGAAGCAGGGAGGGGAGCTCCTTGTTCAGAATGAGCGCCAGGGCATGCGCCACGGTTTCCCGGGAAGTAATGCCGAAGATGTGGAGCACCTGTTCCTCTTCAATCTGGTTCCCGCAGAAGGAAACCAGCTGGTCCAGCATGGACTGGGCATCCCGCATGCCGCCGTCCGCCACCTTGGCTACGGCAAAGGCCGCTTCACGGCTCAGATTCACTCCTTCCGCAGAAGCGATGTGGAGCAGGTGCTCCGCAATGATTTCGGAAGGAATGGGGCGCAGGTCAAAACGCTGGCAGCGTGACAGGATGGTCGGCAGAATCTTGTGGGGTTCCGTCGTCGCGAAAATGAATTTGACGTGGGGGGGCGGTTCCTCCAGCGTTTTCAGCAGGGCGTTGAAGGACTCCTTGGTGAGCATGTGCACTTCATCTATATAGACAATGCGGAAATTCCCCCGGCTGGGAGCAAAGCGCACATTGTCCCGGAGGTCGCGG
This DNA window, taken from Akkermansia muciniphila, encodes the following:
- a CDS encoding TonB family protein is translated as MFIAVGVALCVQVALCAVLVAIHFQELWLPSVQSGEVEMEFVAPSEEILQELEEVRPVPVDPAAAPPTVSSIPEITADEDLLAMKLPENEDCSEMKDFLQEEPQTEFLPEELASQRISMKEVKPRRPAKTPAVSRPGPPAPDENVTPDKKVRYKHAPSLPNSVNSSKVGKVNAVVKVAVGVNPRGEPSSVNLIQSTGNAELDRLFMRWVKENWTFYPAEKDGVPIASKVVVPVRLNID
- a CDS encoding putative manganese-dependent inorganic diphosphatase, whose translation is MLPEKTEKRPIYVIGHQNPDTDAICSAIGNAEFLRAHGEPDAIAARCGEMTLRTSWVLEKAGLPEPLLVYDVTPTAGTICRRDVISVSPDDTFLTAYRRMTENSLQTIPVVDADHNLHGLLRYFDLLSLLMPLNMTEMNVRSVFSSLSNIATTIDGKCLTGETLSEEETQNIILVGASSEPSVRTRLANYKRKGIVQDLIVICGDRPNVQLYAVEHGVRALVTTSGAFPSLDIVETAQTTGTCILSTPWDTASVGQLIRCSRKVMEQVHKDYTVFPENMPLPELRQAAVKSKQALFPVMSIRTNKMIGVLSKTDLVDPPRMRVALVDHNEFSQAVKGVEEAEIVEVMDHHRLGTQISTRDPIRFLNEPVGSTSTLVARRFYHRDAEPSQAVAICLCAGILSDTLNLTSPTTARADREMLEWLTGIAKIDAKKFTEEFFATGSLLRSKTAPSAIIQADRKTFTEYGHKISISQIEEIGIFGLQEVQDDLVKELQKLVEEEGLKLACLLVTDIVTHDSMLLAVGDEEVLERIEYERLGPNLFSAADVVSRKKQLFPAISRALKTL
- a CDS encoding endonuclease/exonuclease/phosphatase family protein, translating into MHRLRRRKHLAEPLPALSGVNHLGIALGCVSLCLWVIVVTIFWTGSDTMAFMTSLPIWACCLIFSFPALLAWLIFGSRIGLLGVIVWFAYGIVVTDFIPPIARTGMEYYKMPPAPDSRQIRVLTLYGGCVENPPIEQISKLRADVIFIQGCSNHNRTLKFAYSIFGRTSYIKQIGSCAIIVRHGQIGPAQSITDTSGLIVDWIPENSSLAIRLINISLEPFEHRFDLYSPACWKYFHTLRFIHRKQLQYLFDTLKEVGSQHGELPIILAGNFSAAPQSPIFSKLSSDFQDCFKLKGAGYGATCPVNFPLLRLDRVFCTPPLKPERASTVLVPDTIRRSILADISMP
- a CDS encoding YbaB/EbfC family nucleoid-associated protein, whose protein sequence is MNMMKMMKQVQQMQAGLAAAQEKLASQTVTLEGAGGKLKVTATCDGNLTELVIDPSIIDPSDSEFLQDLLLQTINAAIAKGKETAAAEMKKLTGGLDLPPGMGF
- the dnaX gene encoding DNA polymerase III subunit gamma/tau — translated: MSYQVFARKYRPLTFNDVLGQDHVVQTLKNAIEHNRLAHAYLFVGPRGTGKTSTARIFAKALNCSGGPKVDFDPHEDICEEIAEGRSLDVLEIDGASNRGIDHIRDLRDNVRFAPSRGNFRIVYIDEVHMLTKESFNALLKTLEEPPPHVKFIFATTEPHKILPTILSRCQRFDLRPIPSEIIAEHLLHIASAEGVNLSREAAFAVAKVADGGMRDAQSMLDQLVSFCGNQIEEEQVLHIFGITSRETVAHALALILNKELPSLLHLLHEQAEAGRDMGQFLSEIISAVREILVSKVDPEASFDSLPEASKEELAGLVKRTQTDKILRLVEVLAETEDKMRWSTNKRLHLEMGLIKAVHALAEASISDIIMALEGAPLAASTQAPADRQEQKAPAAAAPAPEPPATVQAPIPVEKPEPAPEAHLMDPVPDFSPAKPSPAAAMQKSEPASVPPAPVPAEAPEPQPQVPPAAVEEEPPPSLPEEEPLYSAPEPQQEPVPEIPAETQRPASVISDAPVSPPDSPEPTFMDPEESLPPERRTSSFFDNLFDTASAPSRAPAPAVKEEPQAPVPQSGRTITAEDWKAALEQAAAKFPLQADFLANSVFSGHDGAFVAVSFHPSDHQGMDSLGSGPLRAALEADLSKRGGVPVTISILQDASIPEPVQEELAPLPAPPPPAAAAPAPKPQAPREKTAAPVREPAKEENEDNSYYTDPLIDAAMEIFRARIISQ